Part of the Nicotiana sylvestris chromosome 2, ASM39365v2, whole genome shotgun sequence genome, CTCGAAAGTTGCGGTAAGCAAtgtcctagttcgagaagagcaaggtacgcaatttcctgtttACTACGTCAATCGAACTTTAGGTGAAGCCGAGACCCGgtacccacacttagaaaaattagcgatTGCTCTAATAAGCACCTCTAGGAAATCAAATctgtattttcaatgtcacccagtTTGTGTTGTAACCACTTACCCCCTTCGCAATATTTTACACAAGCCCAAACTCTTGGGCcaactggccaaatgggccgtcgaaATCAGCgagtatgatatcgagtatcaaccccgaacggccatcaagtctcaaatcttagtAGACTTCATGGCCGACTTCACGTCTGCCCTCATACCCGAGGTCGAAAGGAACTTTTTTCAAAAATGGGTACGTCTTCGGGGGCGTGGACCCTTTTTACAGATGGAGCTTCAAATGTGAAGGGGTCCGATTtaggcatcattttgaagccGCCCACAAGCAATagaattagacaatctatcaaaacccctaagttgactaacagtgaggccgagtatgaggccatgattgcaggtcttgagCTGGCTAAAAGTTTGAAGgcagaggtcatcgaggccaagtgtgATTCCCTACTAGTGGTTAACCAAGTCAACAAGaccttcgaggttcgagaagatcgaatgcagaggtacttggacaaactgCAGGTAACCCTACACCGATTTAGAGAATGACCCTACagcatgtacctcgagaacagaacagtgaggccgatgcccttgcaaatttggggtcatcAGTCAAAGACGACGAAATTAGCTCGAGGACTGTCGTACAACTTTAAAAGTTGGTAGTCGAAGAAGGCCATGCAGGaataaactccacaagcctaacttgggattggaggaacaaatatATTGATTATCTAAAGAATGGGAAGCTTCCGTTGGACCCTAAGGAATCGAGGACTCTGCGAATGAAAGCTACACGATTTACATTGGTCAAAGATGGAACATTGTACAAAAAGATGTTCGATGGGCTGTTGGCAATATGTTTGGGTCTGGGAAACACCGATCACGTCCTCTGAGAAGTTCACGAGGGTACTTGCGGGATCCATTCCGGTGCCGAATCACtggttcacaaagtcatcagagcagggtactattgggtCAATAtagaaaaagatactaaggagttcGTTCGAAAATGCGACAAATGCTAGAGACATGCACCGATGATCCACCAGCCCGGGGAGCAACTTCATTCAGTCCTATTCCCATGGAtattcatgaaatagggaatggatatcgtcgACCTTCTGCCATCGGCCCTacgtaaagctaaattcattttatttttgattgactatttctctaaatagGTTGAAGCACAGTCtttcgagaaagtcagagaaaaagaagttatagacttcatctgggatcacatcatatgccgagatagtatgtgacaatggaaaagAATTTATCGGCAGTAAAATAACGAAGTTCCTCGAGGATctcaaaataaaaaggatattatCGACGCCATATCATCATAGCGGGAACGGACAAGacgaatcaacaaacaagaccatcattcaaaaTCTAAAGAAAAGATCGAACGACGctaaggaaaatggagagaaattttgTCCAAAGTCCTTTGGGCGTATCGAACGACATCAAAATCTAGTACGGAGGCAACaccgttctccttagtatatggcaCCGAAGCCCTGATCCCATCGAGGTCGGGGAACCCAGCGTTAGGTTTCGATACATAATGGAAGAGTCAAATTACGAGGCTATGAACACAAGCCTGGAATTTCTAGATGAAAAACGGGAAGCCTCCTTCGTTAGAATGGTAGCACATAAGCAGCGCATCAAAAGATACTACAACTGAAGAGCCAATTTTCGCCACTTtcgaatcggggacttagttctgagaaaagtcaccctcaactCTCAAGATCCAAACGAGGGGAAACTTGGCCCAAATTGGGAAGGGCCATATCAGGTCCTCGGTGTCATCGGAAAGGGATCTCACAAACGTGGCACAATGAACGACAAATAATtgccaaataattggaacatatcGCTCCTCAAATGATATTATTGCTAAAGTGTGACTCTCTCCCTTTttcatttgtatttgatactaacttattgcaggtgttcgatcgaagacATCGAAAAATTCAAAATTCTTCAACACAAAGACCTCAGGTTTTAAAGCacacattgcactctttttcccttagatcggtttTTGTCCCAAATGAGTTTTTCCGGCTAGGTATTTAACGAGGAAACAATTATTTGTGCTACCTGTGGATAATTCAACAGTATCTGAgacttctttacaatcaacctcgaatactagggggcatcaccctcggatgtaATCACTCTCGGATGTTATGCTCTCGAGGAAAATACTCCGTATTAACAAGTCTCGATAGGTAAAATTTTGTAAAGGGCATGGTCAAATGAACAGTGTCCTTGTAGATTACTCAAGCGCCGATGGAAAAACATGTAGACATGAATGATTTATGGAAAGAAGTATTTTCTCCTTACCAGATGCTCCATGCCTTAGTGAAATTTCTACTTTACTTATGATCTATTGTGGAAGCTGGCTCAAGTGTTGATCGCAACTAAAGATCGAGCTATCGATCCCGTACTCGGGGACTACTGTCCAAAAATCAACATTTTCGAATTATTAAACTTTGACACCCTAAGACCTTGAAAAGGCAATCCTCGATTTTATAGGCCATGGCCACCCTACTCAGGGAATGACACTTCGGACAAGTTCGAAGTATAATCGAGAAACAAGCCTAAATGGAAAATCTCAAGTTAAAAGCTACAACCAAACTAACACAATTTGGAGACGTCCGAATTTCGTAATGaaacaggccttcaattacttacATAAAACCGATtaaaaaaggctaccctcggtaAAGTTACAAAAGGTTTCGATAACTTCAACCCTCAAAAACCTTAAGGGGTACCAAATTGTTCGAACTTTCGAACAAACTTATGCTAAGGCAGAACAAAGTAAAAGGTTTTCGATAACACTGAATCCTAATGGGTACAGATTTATCTCGTActaaggcataacaaatttttatatgattaaacTTTTTAAGCCAAAAAGGGAAAAAGCCACTATTTTAAGGCTATATCAGCCCAattcaagagcctaagggccattaTATTATTGAGTTCGAGAATCCACCCTCTCTCAACTGAAACCTAAGGGTTTTTTTTACTCTAcgttcgagcaagtactcactcgattATAGAGACTATACTAATCTGATTTCGACAAAATTTTCACAAGGCAATGAAGCGAGTCAAAAGTTTCACAAGATATAAAGTATATCAAAATTATCAATAGGCAAAAAACAAAACAGAGTTTTCACAAAACAGAAATTGGATACGAGTCGGAAAGAAAAGGGATCTTTCATATATGCAAAAATAATTACAAAGACCACTCAGGGTCTTACACAAAAAattcgaaaaagaaaaaaaattctaagTGCCTAATCTTCCCCGGgagcctcatcttcatcttctccactctCGGATCCACTCGCGCTCACGGAGTCATCATCATCAGAAGAAAGCAGCGCTCTAGCTTCGGCCTAGAGTACTTTCGCACTCTCGATCTCGACAGTAAGGTCTAAGCCACaagcatgaatctcctcgagagtCTCTCTCTGAGACTGGCATTTGGCATGCTCGGCAACGCAGAATGCTTGACCCTGAGCAGCATCGGAAATTTCCTTTGCTCGAGCGTGAGCAGCTTCAGCATCAGCTCGGTAGACGGCCATGACCGTCTCCGCGTCAGCTTTGTTTTTTCTGCCTCAAATGTGGACTTTACAAGTTCGACGGACAATTGAGCCTcgagctcctcaattttcttggtTCATGCCGAATTTTCCTCCTTCATGCTTTGGAGCTGACATTCAGCTAATGACAGTTGAGTTCGAGCAACCTCTTTCTCTGAGGCAAGGAGATCCATGTTTTGTTTCCACTCCAAGGTCTCCGCCCTCATCATATTGGCCTTTTCATGTAGTTGTTCGATCTTCTCAGCCTTTTGCTGAACCTGCAGGATCGAAGTATTAGTCGTTATCCCCGAACTGATACATCATACCTCtaaaaataatttattacctGCTCAATCAGGTCGGTTTGCTTTTTATGAGATGTGGCCAATTCGGCTCGGAGGACCTTGATCTCCTCTTTTTTCTGCCCACTGAGAAGTTTGATGGCATCTCTCTCCTCCTTAAGCCTCTTCAGATCAGCCTCACATCGGTTCAGCTCTGCTCGAGATTTAGAAAATACTTCCCGATGcctatgaagaaagaaaagaaatcagGCAAGAGGAAACAAAGGTAAAAATAGTATTGTTAAAGGGAGTTAAGGCTTACCTGACTCAAGAGTCGATGAACATCATCAAAAATACTCGATGCATTACCCAGATCAGAAGCATCTTCGACTCCCATGAAGCAACTGTGGAAAAGGTCCTTCCCGTTGCGGGCCATTCCCACATCGGGAGTCTCCATGGCCTGGGCTTCCTGAATTTTCCCCTCGAAAAATATGGGGAGGGACGGCGAATCATCAACATTTACTGCCCCAAGCGAGTCATTTGGGGCATTCTTTTCATTTCGAAGGGCCTAAGAACTTGACCCTTCGGGTATGCCCACCGATTGCCCATCGCGGTGGGAGGCATCTTTGGCCTCTGATGGCTCGGGGACTTTGCTCGGGCCACCTTCCAACATCTCCACGGTCCGAGGCTGAACCTCTTCGGTCATCATTGGCTCAGCGGCATTTGGGACCGTGGCGCTCCTCTTTTGAGCCATCATCTTCATTCTCCTCTTCTTCATCTCGCAGTCGCTAAACTACATCTGCGGGCAGGATAACGGtatttttcttcaacttgcgaGCCTTGCTCTTCTTAGGTTTTGGAGTATCGGAGGGCGAGaccattttcctcttcttatcaTTAGCCGGCTTCGGGGCCTCCTCCTACTACTCCTCCCCAGAAGGGGGCCTCATGACAACATTATCTTCGAGAcctgtatgaaaggaaataaattagaaataaaagagaaacatTTCATAGAAGAGCATCAAACATGAATAAAGAagcttaccatgatttttggcctcccatcggACCTTTTCCAAATCGCGCCATAAGCGCTCAGCATACGAAGAGGTAGAGGCCAGTTTCTGAACTCAGTCCTCAAGGTTTGGAATTGCACCAGGCACCCAAGAAACCGCTGCATCATACGAAAGGATGCCAATAAGAAAAggcaaaagaaacaaaacaatAAACAGAGGCTATACGTGGATTTGTACTCACTCTTCATGTTCTACTCTTCGGGGAATGGCATCTTCTCGGCCGGGATTATGTCGGAAGTCCTTACTCGGACAAACCGACccatccatcctcgatccttgTCCTCGTCTATGCTCGAGAACAACACCTTGGTGGCTCGACACTGAAGCCTTATTAATCCGCCTCGATAGAGACGGGGGTTGTACAGTCTAATGAGATGGTCGAGGATGAAAGGCATCCCTTCGACCTTGCTCATGAAGAATCAAAACAAAACGACAATGCGCCAAAAAGAAGGATGGATCTGGCCTATGGTTATTTGGTATTGGTGGCAAAAGTCGAGGATAACAGGATCGACGGGACCCAACGTGAAAGGGTAGgtgtaaacacttaagaaccCTTTCATGTAAGTAGTGATGTCCTCTACGGGGGTCGAAATCACCACCTCTTTGCCTTCCCAATGGCAATCTTTCTTCACCTGCTTAAGGTCGCCCTCagttatcgagcatatatatctcgacATTTGGCTCACTCGGCCAGGACCGACGATAGTTTCTTGACTTTGAAATCAGA contains:
- the LOC138886280 gene encoding uncharacterized protein; amino-acid sequence: MGTSSGAWTLFTDGASNVKGSDLGIILKPPTSNRIRQSIKTPKLTNSEAEYEAMIAGLELAKSLKAEVIEAKCDSLLVVNQVNKTFEVREDRMQRYLDKLQVEAQSFEKVREKEVIDFIWDHIICRDSM